One window of the Rhizobiaceae bacterium genome contains the following:
- a CDS encoding GNAT family N-acetyltransferase, translating into MAAIPILEETSGSASAPMIAGLAGISPDSADVAQYELLESSRPQRKLAIYPAAAGFDLVEELDFLSARTVEPNVFFNPRFLAPAMPRLEDREVRLAVIRDGDEFRNRLRFLVPFSVERPVGPLGQPILRAWSSPFGPLGTPLLDRDEPEGVVESFFAMMSRPHLKLPRIFVLPDMRLDGPVASIVSRAADSRGLPLVITARVERPVLASRLDGREYLKASLRSHHYREFRRLKRRLEETGTLEYRIDRTVDEVRSGLESFLSLEAAGWKGRQGTAMAIDRYRAAFAREAVHRLSEEDHCRVHSLVLDGRVIASVVVFVEAGVAYTWKTAYDETLAAFSPGTLLMIEVTRQHLDDPNIVMTDSCAVPDHPVMSRLWSERRPMGTMVIGMTPDSDRATRQAASQLHLYQETRNMARLVRNRVKSLLRRK; encoded by the coding sequence ATGGCGGCCATACCCATCCTCGAAGAAACCAGCGGCAGCGCTTCGGCGCCGATGATCGCCGGGCTCGCCGGCATCAGTCCGGACAGCGCCGATGTCGCGCAATACGAATTGCTGGAAAGCAGCCGGCCGCAGCGCAAGCTCGCCATCTACCCGGCCGCCGCCGGCTTCGACCTGGTCGAGGAACTGGATTTCCTCAGCGCGCGCACCGTGGAGCCGAACGTCTTCTTCAATCCCCGCTTCCTCGCCCCGGCCATGCCGCGGCTCGAGGATCGCGAGGTGCGGCTTGCGGTGATCCGCGACGGGGACGAATTCAGGAACCGGCTGCGTTTCCTCGTCCCCTTCTCGGTCGAGCGGCCGGTCGGGCCGCTGGGACAACCCATCCTGCGCGCCTGGTCGAGCCCCTTCGGTCCCCTCGGGACACCGCTGCTCGACCGCGACGAGCCGGAGGGCGTGGTCGAGAGCTTCTTCGCGATGATGTCACGGCCGCATCTCAAGCTGCCGAGAATCTTCGTCCTGCCGGACATGCGGCTGGACGGACCGGTGGCCTCGATCGTCAGCCGCGCGGCAGACAGCCGCGGCCTGCCGCTGGTTATCACGGCGCGCGTGGAACGGCCGGTCCTCGCAAGCCGGCTCGACGGCAGGGAATATCTCAAGGCATCGCTCAGGTCGCACCACTACCGCGAGTTCCGTCGCCTCAAGCGCCGGCTGGAGGAAACGGGCACGCTCGAGTACCGGATCGACCGAACCGTCGACGAAGTGCGGAGCGGGCTGGAGAGCTTCCTGTCGCTGGAAGCCGCAGGCTGGAAAGGACGCCAGGGCACGGCGATGGCGATCGACCGCTACAGGGCCGCCTTCGCCCGCGAGGCCGTGCACCGTCTGTCGGAGGAGGACCACTGCCGCGTCCATTCTCTCGTGCTGGACGGCCGGGTCATCGCGTCGGTCGTCGTCTTCGTCGAAGCCGGCGTCGCCTACACGTGGAAGACGGCCTATGACGAGACGCTCGCCGCCTTCTCGCCGGGAACGCTGCTGATGATCGAGGTGACCAGACAGCATCTCGACGATCCCAACATCGTCATGACGGATTCCTGCGCGGTGCCCGACCATCCGGTGATGAGCCGGTTGTGGAGCGAGCGGCGGCCGATGGGCACGATGGTGATCGGCATGACGCCGGACAGCGACCGCGCCACCCGGCAGGCGGCGTCGCAACTCCATCTCTACCAGGAGACGCGGAACATGGCGCGGCTGGTCAGGAACCGCGTGAAGAGCCTGCTGCGCAGGAAATAG
- a CDS encoding oligosaccharide flippase family protein: MRFSAATTAERLLPHRLALRLRPTLDRVDALISASDERGEAGRMSVIAFGIRIFSAVIAFVSQVLLARWMGSFEYGIFVLVWTTMIIAGNLACLGFHTSIIRFIPEFRAKHMMDELRGILVASRVFVLIASTLIAGAGALGIWLLSPHVETYYVVPFILGVICMPMIALSDLLQGISRANAWAFSALSPTYITRPVLILACMAGALLLGYEANAVTAVIAAILATYATTIAQLVSVTTRVDRRVPRGPIRVHLWTWFAISLPIFLVESFFFLLTNADVLMVGFFMDPDSVAVYFAAVKTLALVHFVYFAVKAGVAQRYAAITHGDPERLAAFARETVSWTFWPSVLMALVVIVLGEPMLALFGPEFTAGYPLLFLLVCGVVARAAVGPAESLLTMSGNQNICAAVYALTLALNIFLSVLLIPAMGLWGAAIATTLSMVFEASALSFTVWRRLGIVMAIFFSPPARGAV; encoded by the coding sequence GTGCGTTTTTCCGCGGCGACCACGGCCGAGCGGCTGCTGCCGCATCGCCTTGCGTTGAGGCTGCGGCCGACGCTCGACAGGGTGGACGCCCTGATCTCCGCGTCGGACGAACGCGGCGAAGCGGGCCGCATGTCCGTGATCGCCTTCGGCATCCGCATCTTCAGCGCCGTCATCGCCTTCGTCAGCCAGGTGCTGCTCGCCCGCTGGATGGGCAGCTTCGAGTACGGCATCTTCGTTCTCGTCTGGACCACGATGATCATCGCCGGCAACCTTGCGTGCCTCGGCTTCCACACGTCGATCATCCGTTTCATCCCGGAATTCCGCGCCAAGCACATGATGGACGAGCTGCGCGGCATACTCGTCGCCAGCCGGGTCTTCGTGCTGATCGCCTCGACGCTCATCGCCGGCGCCGGCGCGCTCGGCATCTGGCTGCTGTCGCCGCATGTCGAGACCTACTATGTCGTGCCCTTCATCCTCGGCGTGATCTGCATGCCGATGATCGCACTGTCTGACCTCCTGCAAGGCATTTCGCGCGCCAATGCATGGGCGTTCTCGGCGCTGTCGCCCACCTATATCACGCGCCCGGTGCTCATCCTGGCATGCATGGCCGGCGCCCTCCTTCTGGGTTACGAGGCGAATGCGGTGACGGCGGTGATCGCCGCCATCCTCGCCACCTACGCGACCACGATCGCGCAACTCGTCAGCGTCACCACGCGGGTCGACCGCCGGGTGCCGCGCGGACCGATCCGGGTCCACCTGTGGACGTGGTTCGCCATTTCGCTGCCGATCTTCCTGGTCGAGAGCTTCTTCTTCCTGCTGACCAATGCAGACGTGCTGATGGTCGGCTTCTTCATGGACCCCGACAGCGTCGCCGTCTATTTCGCGGCGGTGAAGACACTGGCGCTGGTGCATTTCGTCTATTTCGCCGTGAAGGCGGGGGTCGCCCAGCGCTATGCCGCGATCACCCATGGCGATCCGGAGCGCCTCGCCGCCTTCGCGCGCGAAACCGTATCCTGGACCTTCTGGCCGTCGGTGCTGATGGCGCTGGTCGTCATCGTGCTCGGCGAGCCGATGCTGGCGCTGTTCGGTCCGGAGTTCACAGCCGGCTATCCGCTGCTCTTCCTGCTGGTGTGCGGCGTCGTGGCGCGCGCTGCCGTGGGGCCGGCGGAAAGCCTGCTCACCATGAGCGGCAACCAGAACATCTGCGCGGCCGTCTATGCGCTGACGCTGGCGCTCAACATATTCCTCTCGGTCCTGCTCATTCCGGCCATGGGGCTCTGGGGCGCGGCGATCGCGACCACGCTCTCCATGGTCTTCGAAGCCTCGGCGCTTTCCTTCACCGTCTGGCGCCGGCTCGGCATCGTCATGGCGATCTTCTTCTCCCCACCGGCTCGCGGAGCGGTCTGA
- a CDS encoding sugar phosphate isomerase/epimerase has protein sequence MKLGILTAPFPETPLLDVAAWAETAGFEALEIACWPKSTGPTRRYAGTAHIDVAAISASEGKELVAALAEKGQSISALGYYPNPLHLDRGHREAVTSHLKKVISAAGRMGVSLVNTFCGGDASQTVDANWQEALKVWPDIIAHARENGVRLAFENCPMIFSHDEWPGGHNIAYSPEVWRRIIETWNGEVGMNYDPSHLVWQMIDQGRFIREFGGHMLHVHAKDLMIDRDGLYERGILSAGIGWQVPRMPGLGEVDWNAFFSGLYRVGYDGPVIIEHEDRRFEGSDEAVKRGFLLARDVLRPLVK, from the coding sequence ATGAAGCTTGGCATACTGACGGCTCCGTTTCCGGAGACGCCGCTGCTGGACGTGGCCGCCTGGGCGGAAACCGCCGGTTTCGAGGCTCTTGAAATCGCCTGCTGGCCGAAGTCGACGGGGCCGACGCGGCGCTATGCCGGCACCGCCCATATCGACGTTGCGGCCATTTCGGCTTCGGAAGGCAAGGAGTTGGTCGCCGCGCTGGCGGAAAAGGGCCAGTCGATCTCGGCGCTCGGCTACTATCCCAACCCGCTCCATCTCGACCGCGGGCATCGCGAGGCGGTGACCAGCCATCTGAAAAAGGTGATCTCGGCCGCCGGCCGCATGGGCGTTTCGCTGGTCAACACCTTCTGCGGCGGCGACGCGTCGCAGACGGTCGACGCCAACTGGCAGGAGGCGCTGAAGGTCTGGCCGGACATCATTGCCCATGCCCGTGAAAACGGCGTCAGGCTCGCCTTCGAAAACTGCCCGATGATCTTCAGTCACGACGAATGGCCGGGCGGCCACAACATCGCCTATTCGCCCGAAGTCTGGCGTCGCATCATCGAAACCTGGAACGGCGAGGTCGGCATGAACTACGATCCGTCGCATCTCGTCTGGCAGATGATCGATCAGGGCCGTTTCATCCGCGAATTCGGCGGGCACATGCTCCATGTCCACGCCAAGGACCTGATGATCGACCGCGACGGCCTCTACGAGCGGGGCATCCTTTCGGCCGGTATCGGCTGGCAGGTACCCCGCATGCCCGGTCTCGGCGAGGTGGACTGGAACGCCTTCTTCTCCGGCCTTTACCGTGTCGGTTATGACGGCCCGGTCATAATCGAGCACGAGGACCGCCGCTTCGAGGGTTCGGACGAGGCGGTGAAGCGCGGCTTCCTGCTGGCCCGCGACGTGCTGCGGCCGCTGGTGAAGTAG
- the secA gene encoding preprotein translocase subunit SecA produces MVSLGSLARTIFGSSNDRRVKGFRPRVAAINALENELAALSDDALKARTVQFREQLANGTDIDDLLVPAFATVREAAKRALGMRPFDVQMIGGMVLHGGGIAEMRTGEGKTLVATAPVYLNALAGKGVHVVTVNDYLAKRDSEWMGRIYKFLGLTVGVIVHGMDDTERREAYACDVTYGTNNELGFDYLRDNMKYERVQMVQRGHNYAIVDEVDSILIDEARTPLIISGPLEDRSEMYNTVDAFITKLAPADYEVDEKQRTAIFTEEGTENVENMLRGAGLLKGESLYDVENVAMVHHVNNALKAHRLFTRDKDYIVRNGEIVIIDEFTGRMMPGRRFSEGLHQALEAKEHVQIQPENQTLASVTFQNYFRMYKKLSGMTGTALTEAEEFGNIYGLEVTEIPTNLPVQRIDEHDEVYRTVEEKYRAIVKEIREAREKGQPILVGTTSIDKSEQLAERLRKEGFKEFQVLNARHHEQEAQIVAQAGKPGAITIATNMAGRGTDIQLGGNADMRIAEELADAEPGPDRDAREKAIREDVARLKEKALAAGGLYVLATERHESRRIDNQLRGRSGRQGDPGRSKFFLSLQDDLMRIFGSERMDGMLQKLGLKEDEAITHPWINKALEKAQKKVEARNFDIRKNLLKFDDVMNDQRKVVFEQRLDLMDGENLTETVTEMRHDVIEELVNKYIPETAYAEQWNAAGLKEDARNFLNLDIPVEDWVKEEGIAEEDIRERLIKLTDEAAQQRAERFGPDVMAYVERSILLQTLDHLWREHLVNLDHLRSVVGFRGYAQRDPLQEYKQEGFELFQTMLGNLRQAVTAQLMRVELVREAAEAPPPQTPQTIGHHLDATTGEDDFNEGDFGDAALMTRVVTERVVAPEDRDPNNPATWGKIGRNEACPCGSGKKYKHCHGAFA; encoded by the coding sequence ATGGTCAGCCTCGGCTCTCTCGCTCGCACAATCTTCGGCTCGTCGAATGACCGGCGGGTCAAGGGCTTCCGGCCTCGCGTCGCGGCGATCAACGCGCTGGAGAACGAGCTTGCCGCCCTTTCGGACGATGCTCTGAAGGCGCGCACCGTGCAATTCCGCGAACAGCTCGCCAACGGAACCGATATCGACGATCTGCTCGTCCCCGCTTTCGCCACCGTGCGCGAGGCGGCGAAGCGCGCTCTCGGCATGCGGCCCTTCGACGTGCAAATGATCGGCGGCATGGTGCTGCACGGCGGCGGCATCGCCGAGATGCGGACGGGCGAAGGCAAGACGTTGGTCGCCACCGCCCCGGTCTACCTCAACGCGCTCGCCGGCAAGGGCGTCCATGTCGTCACCGTCAACGACTATCTCGCCAAGCGCGACTCGGAATGGATGGGCCGCATCTACAAGTTCCTCGGCCTTACCGTCGGCGTCATCGTCCACGGCATGGACGATACCGAGCGGCGCGAAGCCTATGCCTGCGACGTCACCTACGGCACCAACAACGAACTCGGCTTCGACTATCTGCGCGACAACATGAAGTATGAGCGCGTGCAGATGGTGCAGCGCGGCCACAACTACGCGATCGTCGACGAGGTCGACTCGATCCTGATCGACGAGGCGCGCACGCCGCTCATCATCTCCGGCCCGCTCGAGGACCGTTCGGAGATGTACAACACCGTCGACGCCTTCATCACCAAGCTCGCGCCGGCCGACTACGAGGTGGACGAGAAGCAGCGCACGGCGATCTTCACCGAGGAAGGCACGGAAAACGTCGAGAACATGCTGCGCGGCGCCGGACTGCTGAAAGGCGAATCGCTCTACGACGTCGAGAACGTCGCCATGGTCCACCACGTCAACAACGCGCTGAAGGCGCACCGGCTCTTCACGCGCGACAAGGACTACATCGTCCGCAACGGCGAGATCGTCATCATCGACGAGTTCACCGGCCGCATGATGCCCGGCCGCCGCTTCTCCGAGGGCCTGCACCAGGCGCTGGAGGCCAAGGAGCACGTCCAGATCCAGCCAGAGAACCAGACGCTCGCCTCGGTCACCTTCCAGAACTACTTCCGCATGTACAAGAAGCTCTCCGGCATGACCGGCACGGCACTGACCGAGGCGGAGGAATTCGGCAACATCTACGGCCTCGAAGTGACCGAGATCCCGACGAATCTGCCGGTGCAGCGCATCGACGAGCACGACGAGGTCTATCGCACGGTCGAGGAAAAGTACCGCGCCATCGTCAAGGAAATCCGCGAGGCGCGCGAGAAAGGCCAGCCGATCCTCGTCGGCACGACCTCCATCGACAAGTCCGAGCAACTCGCTGAACGGCTGCGCAAGGAGGGCTTCAAGGAATTCCAGGTGCTGAACGCCCGCCATCACGAGCAGGAAGCGCAGATCGTGGCGCAGGCCGGCAAGCCGGGCGCCATCACCATCGCCACCAACATGGCCGGCCGCGGCACCGACATCCAGCTGGGTGGCAATGCCGACATGCGCATAGCCGAGGAACTCGCCGACGCCGAGCCGGGTCCGGATCGGGACGCGCGCGAAAAGGCGATCCGCGAGGACGTCGCGCGTCTCAAGGAGAAGGCGCTGGCCGCCGGCGGGCTCTACGTGCTCGCCACCGAACGCCACGAATCGCGCCGCATCGACAACCAGCTTCGCGGCCGCTCGGGCCGCCAGGGCGATCCCGGCCGCTCGAAATTCTTCCTGTCGCTGCAGGACGACCTGATGCGCATCTTCGGCTCCGAGCGGATGGACGGCATGCTGCAGAAGCTCGGCCTCAAGGAAGACGAGGCGATCACCCATCCGTGGATCAACAAGGCGCTGGAAAAGGCGCAGAAGAAGGTCGAGGCCCGCAACTTCGACATCCGCAAGAACCTGCTGAAATTCGATGACGTGATGAACGACCAGCGCAAGGTGGTGTTCGAGCAGCGTCTCGACCTCATGGACGGCGAAAACCTCACCGAGACCGTCACCGAGATGCGCCACGACGTCATCGAGGAGCTGGTCAACAAATACATTCCCGAGACGGCCTATGCCGAGCAATGGAACGCCGCCGGACTCAAGGAGGATGCGCGCAACTTCCTCAACCTCGACATTCCGGTCGAGGACTGGGTGAAGGAAGAGGGCATTGCCGAGGAAGACATCCGTGAGCGGCTGATCAAGCTCACCGACGAGGCGGCGCAGCAACGGGCGGAGCGCTTCGGACCGGACGTGATGGCCTATGTCGAGCGTTCCATCCTGCTGCAGACGCTCGATCATCTGTGGCGCGAGCATCTGGTCAATCTCGACCATCTGCGCTCCGTCGTCGGGTTCCGAGGCTACGCCCAGCGCGACCCGCTACAGGAGTACAAGCAGGAGGGCTTCGAGCTCTTCCAGACCATGCTCGGCAATCTTCGCCAGGCGGTCACCGCGCAGTTGATGCGTGTCGAGCTGGTGCGCGAGGCGGCCGAGGCACCGCCGCCACAGACGCCGCAGACCATCGGCCATCACCTCGACGCGACGACGGGTGAGGACGATTTCAACGAAGGCGATTTCGGCGACGCGGCCCTGATGACGCGCGTGGTGACGGAGCGCGTCGTCGCGCCGGAGGATCGCGACCCGAACAATCCCGCGACCTGGGGCAAGATCGGCCGAAACGAGGCCTGCCCCTGCGGCTCCGGCAAGAAATACAAGCACTGCCACGGGGCGTTCGCTTAA
- a CDS encoding peptidylprolyl isomerase, with translation MLVVTRRLRPLGLAMGLSLAMLGGLQAQEDKVVATVNGQQITEQDLKAAVTDLDPQLARLPAEQQRAAALSALIELRLMAGEAGARGLDKNPEFQRRLAMLNQRALHAEVIDQEVAKKITDEEVRARYDQEIAATPAENEVKARHILVKTKEEAEAIIKELDGGGDFEKIANEKTEDPSGKTSGGDLGYFGAGQMVPEFEKAAFALEPGSYTREPVQSQFGWHVIKVEDKRAKQPPAFDEVKDQFRNVVLREKYYALVKQLRDAATVDIADADLKKALEPAAEGAGEKPAEQPQQ, from the coding sequence ATGCTGGTCGTAACGCGTCGTTTGAGGCCGCTTGGCCTTGCCATGGGCCTGTCGCTCGCCATGCTGGGCGGCCTGCAGGCCCAGGAAGACAAGGTGGTCGCGACCGTCAACGGCCAGCAGATCACGGAACAGGACCTCAAGGCCGCCGTCACCGATCTCGATCCGCAGCTTGCGCGCCTGCCGGCCGAACAGCAGCGTGCCGCCGCCCTGTCGGCCCTGATCGAACTGCGCCTGATGGCCGGCGAGGCCGGGGCCAGGGGGCTGGACAAGAATCCGGAGTTCCAGCGTCGGCTGGCCATGCTCAACCAGCGCGCCCTGCATGCCGAGGTCATCGATCAGGAAGTGGCGAAGAAGATCACCGATGAGGAAGTCCGCGCCCGCTACGATCAGGAGATCGCCGCCACGCCGGCCGAGAACGAGGTCAAGGCCCGTCACATTCTGGTGAAGACGAAGGAAGAGGCCGAGGCCATCATCAAGGAGCTCGACGGTGGCGGCGACTTCGAAAAGATCGCCAACGAGAAGACCGAGGACCCGAGCGGCAAGACCAGCGGCGGCGATCTCGGCTATTTCGGCGCCGGCCAGATGGTGCCGGAATTCGAGAAGGCGGCCTTCGCGCTGGAGCCGGGAAGCTACACCAGGGAACCGGTGCAGTCGCAATTCGGCTGGCATGTCATCAAGGTCGAGGACAAGCGCGCCAAGCAGCCGCCGGCCTTCGACGAGGTGAAGGACCAGTTCCGCAACGTCGTGCTGCGCGAGAAGTATTATGCGCTGGTGAAGCAGTTGCGCGATGCCGCGACCGTCGACATCGCCGACGCGGACCTGAAGAAGGCGCTGGAGCCGGCGGCGGAAGGCGCGGGCGAAAAGCCGGCCGAGCAGCCTCAGCAATAG
- a CDS encoding GAF domain-containing protein, with the protein MSGGERVDLTNCDREPIHIPGSIQPHGSLIACDASAAIVLRHSRNAAAMLGLEGEINGRALGDLLGAKVAHDLRNALSIAGDASRPALLFDVGLPAGGRFDMAIHSFKSSVIIEFEPGAHGRPLQLARELIGRIKNIDSVERLVKQTARLVHGSFGYDRVMIYQFQQEGAGKVVSEAKRADLESFLGQYFPASDIPQQARALYLRNTIRIISDASGARVAIEPALDGSGEPLDLSFAHLRSVSPIHLEYLRNMGVAASMSISVIVDGALWGLIACHHYSPRRMEMAERVAAEMFGEFFSLHLNALREKHKLDTANAARRSLDRFLRLASHHTDIGQLFRENLPDFAELIPSDGVGLWMNGSWHGLGSTPPAGAVPDLARFVTSVAAGGVWATHALAQKYPPGEDFAGEAAGLLAVPLSQTPRDYLFFFRKEFVQTLNWAGDPNKSYQPGPLGDRLTPRKSFAIWKETVHRQSQPWTEADREIAEATRGATVEVALRYNELMSEERARADVRQRMLNEELNHRVKNILAVIKSLVGHPIREGRTLESYVASLKGRIQALAFAHDQVIRGDGGGALVDLINAELTPYRGPASTIMLEGPKLWLDSRAFSVMALVLHELATNAAKYGALSRTGGTLSVTWRYLPNGDAEIVWRESGGPPVTPPARQGFGSRLIDRSIPYDLGGRSIVDFEREGLRATFVLPARHLSSALGASSQDMAGAARTTDDASGSALGSDVTVLIVEDQMLIAMDVDSTLSDHGVQKIVTTGSAAEALARLRDVEPDVAILDVNLGQGTSIPVAEELRRRGIPFLFATGYADSAMIPPEFKDVPIVRKPFETASLISTLEGIFRRD; encoded by the coding sequence ATGAGCGGCGGGGAGCGCGTCGACCTCACCAATTGCGACCGCGAGCCGATTCACATCCCCGGCAGCATCCAGCCGCACGGCTCTCTCATCGCCTGCGACGCCAGCGCCGCGATCGTGCTGCGCCACTCCCGCAACGCGGCGGCGATGCTCGGGCTGGAAGGCGAGATCAATGGCCGCGCGCTGGGCGACCTTCTCGGAGCGAAGGTGGCGCACGACCTGCGCAATGCCCTTTCCATTGCGGGAGACGCGTCGCGCCCGGCACTTCTTTTCGATGTCGGCCTGCCGGCGGGCGGGCGCTTCGACATGGCGATCCACAGCTTCAAATCGAGCGTCATTATCGAGTTCGAGCCGGGCGCCCATGGGCGTCCGCTGCAGCTCGCCCGCGAGCTGATCGGCAGGATCAAGAATATCGACAGCGTCGAGCGTCTGGTCAAGCAGACGGCGCGACTCGTGCACGGCAGCTTCGGCTATGACCGCGTGATGATCTACCAGTTCCAGCAGGAAGGGGCCGGCAAGGTCGTATCCGAGGCGAAACGCGCCGATCTCGAAAGCTTCCTCGGCCAGTATTTTCCGGCGAGCGACATCCCCCAGCAGGCGCGTGCGCTCTATTTGCGCAACACCATCCGCATCATCTCCGATGCCAGCGGGGCGCGTGTCGCCATCGAACCGGCGCTCGACGGATCGGGCGAACCGCTCGACCTCTCCTTCGCCCATCTGCGCAGCGTCTCGCCCATCCATCTCGAATATCTGCGCAACATGGGCGTAGCCGCCTCCATGTCGATCTCGGTGATCGTCGACGGGGCGCTGTGGGGCCTGATCGCATGCCACCACTATTCGCCCCGCCGGATGGAGATGGCGGAGCGCGTCGCCGCCGAAATGTTCGGGGAGTTCTTCTCCCTGCATCTCAACGCCCTTCGGGAAAAGCACAAGCTCGACACGGCAAACGCGGCCCGGCGATCTCTGGATCGCTTCCTGCGGCTCGCATCGCACCATACAGACATCGGACAGTTGTTCCGGGAGAACCTCCCGGACTTCGCCGAACTCATCCCGAGCGACGGCGTCGGCCTGTGGATGAACGGCAGCTGGCATGGGCTGGGCTCGACGCCACCCGCCGGCGCCGTTCCGGACCTTGCCCGCTTCGTCACTTCGGTCGCGGCCGGCGGGGTGTGGGCGACGCATGCGCTGGCGCAGAAATACCCGCCGGGCGAGGATTTCGCCGGGGAAGCAGCCGGCCTGCTCGCCGTTCCGCTCTCGCAGACGCCGCGGGACTATCTCTTCTTCTTCCGCAAGGAGTTCGTGCAGACGCTGAACTGGGCGGGCGATCCGAACAAGTCCTACCAGCCCGGGCCGCTCGGCGACCGGCTGACGCCGCGCAAGAGCTTCGCAATCTGGAAGGAGACCGTGCACCGGCAGTCGCAGCCCTGGACGGAGGCCGACCGCGAGATCGCCGAGGCGACGCGCGGCGCCACCGTCGAGGTCGCGCTGCGCTACAATGAACTGATGAGCGAGGAGCGCGCCCGGGCGGACGTGCGCCAGCGCATGCTCAACGAGGAGCTGAACCACCGGGTCAAGAACATCCTCGCCGTGATCAAATCGCTGGTCGGCCATCCGATCCGCGAGGGGCGCACGCTCGAAAGCTATGTGGCGTCGCTGAAGGGCCGCATCCAGGCTCTCGCCTTCGCGCACGACCAGGTGATACGCGGCGACGGCGGCGGCGCATTGGTCGATCTCATCAATGCGGAACTCACGCCCTATCGGGGACCTGCATCGACGATCATGCTCGAAGGGCCGAAACTCTGGCTGGACAGCCGCGCCTTCTCGGTCATGGCGCTGGTGCTCCACGAGCTGGCGACCAACGCCGCGAAATACGGCGCGCTCTCCCGGACGGGCGGCACGCTGTCCGTGACGTGGCGCTACCTGCCGAACGGCGATGCCGAGATCGTCTGGCGCGAAAGCGGCGGGCCGCCGGTGACGCCACCGGCGCGACAGGGCTTCGGTAGCCGGCTGATCGATCGCAGCATACCCTACGATCTCGGCGGCAGGAGCATCGTCGATTTCGAGCGGGAGGGCCTTCGCGCGACCTTCGTCCTCCCGGCGCGTCACCTGTCGTCCGCTCTGGGCGCGAGTTCACAGGACATGGCTGGCGCGGCGCGAACGACGGACGACGCCTCGGGATCGGCGCTCGGGAGCGACGTGACCGTGCTGATCGTCGAGGATCAGATGCTGATCGCCATGGACGTCGATTCGACGCTGTCCGACCACGGCGTCCAGAAGATCGTCACCACGGGGTCGGCCGCGGAGGCGCTGGCGCGGCTGCGCGACGTCGAGCCGGATGTGGCCATTCTGGACGTCAATCTCGGCCAGGGCACCTCCATCCCGGTGGCGGAGGAACTGCGGCGGCGCGGCATTCCCTTCCTGTTCGCCACCGGCTACGCCGACAGCGCCATGATCCCGCCGGAATTCAAGGACGTGCCCATAGTGCGCAAACCGTTCGAGACCGCCTCGCTGATCTCGACGCTGGAAGGCATCTTCCGCCGGGACTGA
- a CDS encoding biliverdin-producing heme oxygenase, which produces MLTKTRRFELRERTAAAHAELDRLVGGFDTIGDYSRYLTGIHAFRAAVEPCFEENPAICWRPEPLRHLIEADMADLGIGRTPAIGVALQPRSISEALGVAYVLEGSRLGAKLLFRRAISLGFRAEHGARHLSVQSRGADCWKNYIGALEAAEPFDPDAAVAAASATFGHALDAFRRAAR; this is translated from the coding sequence ATGCTGACGAAGACGCGACGTTTCGAACTGCGCGAACGGACTGCCGCCGCACACGCCGAGCTGGACCGCCTTGTGGGCGGTTTCGACACCATCGGCGATTACAGCCGCTATCTGACGGGCATACACGCCTTCAGGGCGGCAGTCGAACCGTGCTTCGAGGAAAATCCGGCGATCTGCTGGCGGCCGGAGCCGCTTCGGCACCTGATCGAGGCCGACATGGCCGATCTCGGCATCGGAAGGACGCCCGCGATCGGCGTTGCGCTCCAGCCGCGCTCGATTTCGGAGGCGCTAGGCGTCGCCTACGTGCTGGAAGGCTCGCGGCTTGGCGCGAAGCTGCTTTTCCGCCGGGCGATATCGCTCGGCTTCAGGGCGGAGCACGGTGCGCGTCATCTGTCTGTGCAAAGCCGGGGCGCCGATTGCTGGAAAAACTACATTGGCGCGCTGGAAGCGGCGGAGCCTTTCGATCCCGACGCGGCGGTCGCGGCCGCATCGGCCACGTTCGGCCACGCACTCGACGCGTTCCGGAGAGCCGCAAGATGA